In the Streptomyces sp. NBC_00525 genome, one interval contains:
- a CDS encoding helix-turn-helix domain-containing protein: MGRNLRNLRNRAHLTVRAAAARLEWSEAKMWRIETGQTALRSLDVQAMCSVYGAPPDLTAALMGLAKETRARGLWHAYGDSVLEGFHVFVRLEEASENLTVYETDLIPGQFQTEDYAREIIRTHIRGISDADLEQRLRQRMERQSRLTRSMDPPVLRVALDEAVVRRPVGGAGVMARQLAHLVYVAGLPNVSIRVTPFAAGAHAGMVTGPFVIFRFPVTGDGMHTEPSTVYSDGYSGGLFLDKEWEVRQYDEAFTEIWDASLGERESMCLLSEVAGGFGGG, from the coding sequence CTGGGCCGGAACCTGCGGAACTTACGCAATCGAGCGCACCTCACCGTGCGTGCGGCAGCGGCCAGGCTGGAGTGGTCGGAGGCCAAGATGTGGCGCATCGAAACGGGGCAAACCGCGCTGCGGAGCCTCGATGTCCAGGCGATGTGCTCGGTGTACGGAGCGCCACCGGACCTCACGGCGGCACTGATGGGTCTGGCGAAGGAGACCAGGGCGCGTGGACTGTGGCATGCCTACGGCGACTCGGTGCTGGAGGGGTTCCACGTCTTCGTCCGGTTGGAAGAGGCATCGGAGAACCTGACGGTGTACGAGACCGACCTGATCCCCGGCCAGTTCCAGACTGAGGACTACGCGCGCGAGATCATCCGCACGCATATCCGGGGGATCAGCGACGCGGACCTGGAACAGCGACTGCGTCAGCGTATGGAGCGGCAATCCCGCCTGACCCGGTCCATGGACCCGCCGGTACTGAGGGTCGCTCTGGACGAGGCGGTGGTACGGCGGCCTGTCGGTGGAGCGGGAGTGATGGCTCGCCAACTCGCGCACCTGGTCTATGTCGCCGGTCTACCGAACGTCTCGATCCGGGTCACGCCATTCGCCGCCGGTGCGCACGCGGGAATGGTCACCGGTCCCTTTGTGATCTTTCGCTTCCCCGTGACCGGCGACGGCATGCACACGGAGCCGTCCACCGTCTATTCCGACGGGTACTCCGGCGGCCTGTTCCTGGACAAGGAGTGGGAGGTGCGGCAGTACGACGAGGCCTTCACCGAGATCTGGGACGCATCGCTGGGCGAGCGGGAGTCGATGTGCCTGCTCTCCGAGGTGGCCGGCGGCTTCGGGGGAGGCTGA
- a CDS encoding DUF5959 family protein, with amino-acid sequence MSDAVAMDLIHLADPDGDRCVVRVTGRYRPGVPAGHDILRADVLAHTDFVDARLDLYLSPEDLDAWERRLSELEPGRSAVIGGGRGPTLEIHLHEDGELSVQITDPDRLWTALGIRPQKNWTTEHHKRLQNVRTGWPRETTEPSPGVYEWAPNHER; translated from the coding sequence ATGTCGGATGCCGTTGCGATGGACCTCATCCACCTCGCCGATCCGGACGGTGACCGGTGCGTCGTACGCGTGACGGGGCGGTACCGGCCCGGCGTGCCGGCCGGCCACGACATCCTGCGCGCGGACGTGCTCGCCCACACGGACTTCGTCGATGCCCGGCTCGACCTGTACCTCTCCCCGGAAGACCTGGACGCCTGGGAGCGCCGGCTCTCCGAGCTGGAACCGGGCCGATCGGCCGTCATCGGCGGAGGCCGCGGCCCGACCCTCGAAATCCACCTGCACGAGGACGGCGAACTGTCGGTCCAGATCACCGACCCGGACCGCCTGTGGACGGCCCTGGGCATCCGCCCCCAGAAGAACTGGACGACCGAGCACCACAAACGCCTGCAGAACGTCCGCACCGGCTGGCCCCGCGAAACCACCGAACCGAGCCCGGGGGTCTACGAGTGGGCCCCCAACCACGAACGGTGA
- a CDS encoding acyl-CoA dehydrogenase family protein, whose amino-acid sequence MSTVLETEEHQALRAAVAALGKRYGREYMTGLVSEGGHPRELWADAAKAGFLGVNLPEEYGGGGAGMAELSIVLEELGASGSPLLMMIVSPAICGTVIARFGTDEQKRQWLPGLADGSLTMAFGITEPDAGSNSHRITTTARRDGDDWLLTGRKVFVSGVDIADATLIVGRTEDARTGKLKACLFIVPRDTPGFGRNQIDMEVHAPEKQFELVLDDVRLPADALVGDEDAGLLQLFAGLNPERIMTAAFGIGMGRYALGRAVEYAKTRQVWKEPIGAHQAIAHPLAQAHIELELARLMMQKAARLYDAGDDLGAGEAANMAKYAAGEACVRAVDQAVHTLGGNGLTREYGLASLITGARVARIAPVSREMILNYVSHQTLGLPKSY is encoded by the coding sequence ATGAGCACCGTCCTCGAAACCGAAGAGCACCAGGCCCTGCGCGCCGCCGTCGCCGCCCTCGGCAAGCGGTACGGGCGGGAGTACATGACCGGCCTCGTCAGCGAGGGCGGCCACCCGCGCGAGCTGTGGGCGGACGCCGCGAAGGCCGGCTTCCTCGGCGTGAACCTCCCCGAGGAGTACGGCGGCGGGGGCGCCGGGATGGCGGAACTGTCCATCGTCCTGGAGGAGCTGGGCGCGTCCGGCTCGCCGCTCCTGATGATGATCGTCTCGCCCGCCATCTGCGGCACGGTGATAGCCCGCTTCGGCACCGACGAGCAGAAGCGGCAGTGGCTGCCCGGCCTCGCCGACGGCAGCCTGACCATGGCCTTCGGCATCACCGAGCCCGACGCCGGCTCCAACTCGCACCGCATCACCACGACCGCCCGCCGCGACGGCGACGACTGGCTGCTCACCGGCCGCAAGGTCTTCGTCTCCGGCGTCGACATCGCGGACGCCACCCTCATCGTCGGCCGCACCGAGGACGCGCGGACCGGCAAGCTCAAGGCGTGCCTGTTCATCGTCCCCCGCGACACCCCCGGCTTCGGGCGGAACCAGATCGACATGGAGGTCCACGCCCCGGAGAAGCAGTTCGAACTCGTCCTGGACGACGTACGGCTGCCCGCCGACGCGCTGGTCGGGGATGAGGACGCGGGGCTGCTCCAGCTGTTCGCCGGGCTCAACCCCGAGCGCATCATGACCGCGGCCTTCGGCATCGGCATGGGCCGTTACGCGCTCGGCCGGGCGGTCGAGTACGCGAAGACGCGCCAGGTGTGGAAGGAGCCCATCGGCGCCCACCAGGCCATCGCCCACCCGCTGGCCCAGGCCCACATCGAACTCGAACTCGCGCGCCTGATGATGCAGAAGGCCGCCCGCCTGTACGACGCGGGCGACGACCTCGGCGCGGGCGAGGCCGCGAACATGGCGAAGTACGCGGCGGGCGAGGCATGCGTACGGGCGGTGGACCAGGCGGTGCACACGCTGGGCGGCAACGGCCTCACCCGCGAGTACGGCCTCGCCTCGCTGATCACGGGGGCGCGGGTCGCCCGGATCGCGCCGGTGAGCAGGGAAATGATCCTGAACTACGTGTCGCACCAGACGCTGGGGCTCCCGAAGTCGTACTGA
- a CDS encoding GNAT family N-acetyltransferase → METGIAYERCGPGQADELVAFLSGDTWPFHGRDAVEPGVARQWVDEGRFWGEDNRAFWVMCSGERVGLVRLMDLGDNAPLFDLRIRSGHRGRGLGGQALAWLTRYVYDEFPEVRRIEGHTRQDNAAMRRTFERCGYVKEAHHRDAWPAADGTVHDAVGYAILRRDWASGTTTIPDWNDENLAQR, encoded by the coding sequence GTGGAGACGGGGATTGCGTACGAGCGCTGTGGGCCGGGTCAGGCGGACGAGTTGGTCGCCTTTCTCTCCGGTGACACCTGGCCCTTTCACGGGCGCGATGCGGTCGAACCGGGCGTGGCCCGGCAGTGGGTCGACGAGGGGCGGTTCTGGGGCGAGGACAACCGGGCGTTCTGGGTCATGTGTTCCGGGGAACGCGTCGGGTTGGTACGCCTGATGGACCTGGGCGACAACGCGCCCCTCTTCGACCTGCGCATCCGCTCCGGGCACCGGGGCCGCGGCCTCGGCGGACAGGCGCTCGCCTGGCTCACGCGCTACGTGTACGACGAGTTCCCCGAGGTCCGGCGGATCGAGGGCCACACCCGGCAGGACAACGCGGCGATGCGCCGTACGTTCGAGCGGTGCGGCTACGTGAAGGAGGCGCACCACCGCGACGCCTGGCCGGCCGCCGACGGTACGGTCCACGACGCCGTGGGGTACGCGATCCTGCGCCGAGACTGGGCCTCGGGCACGACGACGATCCCGGACTGGAACGACGAGAACCTCGCACAGCGCTGA
- a CDS encoding acetyl/propionyl/methylcrotonyl-CoA carboxylase subunit alpha: protein MITSLLVANRGEIACRIFRTCRALGIATVAVYSDADAGALHVREADTAVRLPGAAPADTYLRGDLVVAAALAAGADAVHPGYGFLSENAGFAAAVQDAGLRWIGPPVRAIRLMASKTRAKELMAAAGVPLLAPVDPAAATAGDLPLLLKAAAGGGGRGMRIVRELTALPEELTAARAEALSAFGDGEVFAEPYVERGRHVEVQVMADAHGGVWALGTRDCSLQRRHQKVIEEAPAPGLPDELRERLHEAAVAAARAVDYRGAGTVEFLVTADGRPYFLEMNTRLQVEHPVTEEVYGLDLVALQLRIAEGAPLPSPAPPPPSGHAVEARLYAEDPARDWQPQAGTLYALAVPDEPGLRLDTGYTGGDTIGVHYDPMLAKVIAHAGTRAEAVRLLARALERARIHGPVTNRDLLVRSLRHPDFAAARPDTGFYDRNLPGLTEVADTVAVRLAATAAAVGEAARNATDTTAGGFARFGAWRNLPSQPQLRRYRAEPDGAEHEIAYRRTRDGLRVEGGGGVEDVRVVAAGRARVTLEHGGVTRHYDVLARDGRVYVDTASGAYTFTALPRFTDPADRTEPGSLLAPMPGTVVRLADGLAEGAAVAAGQPLIWLEAMKMEHRILAPAAGTLTALHAAPGQQVEVGALLAVVTESPMDPSEEQSV, encoded by the coding sequence ATGATCACCAGCCTGCTCGTCGCCAACCGGGGCGAGATCGCCTGCCGGATCTTCCGCACCTGCCGGGCCCTCGGCATCGCCACCGTCGCCGTGTACTCGGACGCCGACGCCGGGGCGCTGCACGTCCGGGAGGCCGACACCGCCGTACGGCTGCCGGGCGCGGCCCCCGCCGACACCTATCTGCGCGGCGACCTCGTCGTGGCCGCCGCGCTCGCGGCCGGCGCGGACGCCGTGCACCCCGGCTACGGCTTCCTCTCCGAGAACGCCGGATTCGCCGCCGCCGTCCAGGACGCCGGGCTGCGCTGGATCGGGCCGCCCGTCCGGGCGATCCGGCTCATGGCGTCCAAGACCCGCGCCAAGGAACTGATGGCCGCCGCCGGGGTGCCGCTCCTCGCGCCCGTCGACCCGGCCGCCGCGACCGCCGGCGACCTGCCGCTGCTGCTCAAGGCGGCGGCCGGCGGCGGAGGCCGCGGGATGCGGATCGTACGGGAACTGACCGCGCTGCCCGAGGAGTTGACGGCCGCCCGCGCGGAGGCGCTGTCCGCGTTCGGGGACGGCGAGGTGTTCGCCGAGCCGTACGTGGAGCGCGGCCGGCACGTCGAGGTCCAGGTGATGGCCGACGCGCACGGCGGTGTCTGGGCGCTCGGCACCCGCGACTGCTCGCTCCAGCGCCGCCACCAGAAGGTCATCGAGGAGGCCCCCGCGCCCGGCCTCCCCGACGAGCTGCGTGAGCGGCTGCACGAGGCCGCGGTGGCCGCCGCCCGCGCCGTCGACTACCGGGGCGCCGGAACCGTGGAGTTCCTGGTCACGGCGGACGGGCGGCCGTACTTCCTGGAGATGAACACCCGCCTCCAGGTCGAGCACCCCGTCACCGAGGAGGTGTACGGCCTCGACCTCGTCGCGCTCCAGCTCCGCATCGCCGAGGGCGCGCCGCTGCCGTCCCCCGCACCCCCGCCGCCCTCCGGGCACGCCGTGGAGGCCCGGCTGTACGCGGAGGACCCGGCCAGGGACTGGCAGCCGCAGGCCGGGACGCTGTACGCGCTCGCGGTGCCGGACGAGCCGGGGCTGCGGCTGGACACCGGATACACCGGGGGCGACACGATCGGCGTCCACTACGACCCGATGCTCGCCAAGGTGATCGCGCACGCCGGGACGCGCGCCGAGGCCGTACGCCTGCTCGCCCGCGCCCTGGAACGGGCCCGCATCCACGGCCCGGTCACCAACCGCGACCTCCTCGTCCGCTCGCTGCGCCACCCGGACTTCGCGGCCGCCCGCCCGGACACCGGCTTCTACGACCGCAACCTGCCAGGGCTGACGGAGGTGGCCGACACGGTCGCCGTCCGGCTCGCCGCCACCGCGGCCGCCGTGGGCGAGGCGGCGCGCAACGCCACCGACACCACCGCGGGTGGCTTCGCCCGGTTCGGCGCCTGGCGCAACCTCCCCTCGCAGCCCCAGCTCCGCCGCTACCGGGCCGAACCGGACGGCGCCGAGCACGAGATCGCGTACCGGCGGACCCGCGACGGGCTGAGGGTGGAGGGCGGCGGGGGCGTCGAGGACGTCCGCGTGGTCGCCGCCGGCCGCGCCCGCGTCACCCTCGAACACGGCGGGGTCACCCGCCACTACGACGTACTCGCCCGCGACGGCAGGGTGTACGTGGACACCGCGTCCGGCGCGTACACCTTCACCGCCCTGCCGCGCTTCACCGACCCCGCCGACCGCACCGAACCCGGCTCCCTGCTCGCCCCCATGCCCGGCACGGTCGTCCGCCTCGCGGACGGCCTCGCGGAGGGGGCCGCCGTGGCCGCCGGGCAGCCGCTGATCTGGCTGGAGGCGATGAAGATGGAGCACCGCATCCTCGCCCCCGCCGCCGGCACGCTCACCGCCCTGCATGCCGCGCCCGGCCAGCAGGTGGAGGTGGGCGCCCTGCTCGCCGTCGTCACGGAATCACCCATGGACCCTTCTGAGGAGCAGTCCGTATGA
- a CDS encoding LysE family translocator → MVHPVAVAGFLVAILPLIATPGASLALLVQHVTGGGRRRALPVVLGTVTGLYVHAALAIAGLSALVMHSSVAFTVIKLVGAVYLIGLGLWTWRSATPREAAPARRRPRGTDSVYAQAFLANVLNPKAAAIYLTLVPQFVTPAHPLSGQILTLATAHALLITLWLTAWSFLLARASHLLHTPRFKRAATRATSAILITLGIRAAVT, encoded by the coding sequence GTGGTCCATCCCGTAGCCGTCGCCGGCTTCCTGGTGGCGATCCTTCCGCTGATCGCCACCCCCGGGGCGAGCCTGGCCCTGCTGGTCCAGCACGTCACCGGCGGCGGCCGCCGCCGGGCGCTCCCCGTCGTCCTGGGCACGGTCACCGGCCTGTACGTCCACGCCGCCCTGGCCATCGCCGGTCTGTCGGCCCTGGTGATGCACTCCAGCGTGGCCTTCACGGTGATCAAACTCGTCGGCGCCGTCTATCTGATCGGCCTCGGCCTGTGGACCTGGCGCTCCGCGACCCCGCGCGAGGCGGCCCCGGCCCGCCGCCGCCCGAGGGGCACGGACTCCGTGTACGCCCAGGCGTTCCTCGCGAACGTCCTCAACCCGAAGGCCGCCGCCATCTACCTGACGCTGGTCCCCCAATTCGTCACGCCCGCACACCCTTTGAGCGGCCAGATCCTCACCCTGGCCACCGCCCACGCCCTCCTGATCACCCTCTGGCTCACCGCCTGGTCGTTCCTCCTGGCCCGCGCCTCACACCTCCTGCACACCCCCCGCTTCAAACGGGCGGCCACCAGGGCGACTTCGGCAATCCTGATAACCCTCGGCATCCGAGCCGCAGTGACCTGA
- a CDS encoding CYTH domain-containing protein encodes MTNIEYEAKSLDIDVQDITRRICDAGGIEVSPRRLMRRFVYDTVPPAPGRWVRLRDTGDSTTLCVKEITTDAVDGTRETEVTVNDFGEAAALLRLAGLVPRGYQENRRTSYTLGTARLEIDEWPGIPPYLEIEADGEGQVWEAAAALGLDRERLTSLNTTKVYALYGIDLETITDLRFEGSHGHRSWLGAHS; translated from the coding sequence GTGACGAACATCGAGTACGAGGCGAAGTCCCTCGACATCGACGTCCAGGACATCACCCGCAGGATCTGCGACGCGGGCGGCATCGAGGTGTCGCCCCGGCGCCTCATGCGCCGCTTCGTCTACGACACCGTCCCGCCCGCGCCCGGCCGCTGGGTTCGTCTGCGGGATACGGGCGACTCCACCACGCTGTGCGTCAAGGAGATCACCACCGACGCCGTCGACGGCACGCGTGAGACGGAGGTGACGGTGAACGACTTCGGCGAGGCCGCCGCCCTGCTGCGCCTCGCCGGGCTCGTGCCGCGCGGCTACCAGGAGAACCGCCGCACGTCCTACACGCTCGGCACCGCCCGTCTGGAGATCGACGAGTGGCCGGGTATCCCTCCGTATCTGGAGATCGAGGCGGACGGGGAGGGCCAGGTGTGGGAGGCGGCGGCAGCGCTCGGGCTGGACCGCGAGCGGCTGACGTCGCTCAACACGACGAAGGTGTACGCCCTGTACGGCATCGACCTCGAAACGATCACGGACCTCCGGTTCGAGGGATCACACGGTCACCGTTCGTGGTTGGGGGCCCACTCGTAG
- a CDS encoding DUF4037 domain-containing protein, whose product MTGLQLCHRFYDRAVAPLLTGVAHAAGLLGDGSEVLGFDDAVSPDHDFGPRAQVFVAAAADAEHVHRALERLPSRFEDFPVAFARGTLHGGAAHHQVEVVTAPRFFTDLMGRDPADGMTVTDWLTTPTQRLATLTGGAVFHDPEGALATRRTALEWYPDDVWRYVLAAAWLRVSQEEAFVGRTGSVGDDLGSALVTARVARDLVRLAFLVERRWAPYSKWLGSAFARLPLAGRVGPHLTAAVRATAWREREAALCAAQRELAVATNRLGLADAVDPEPRRFHTRDLRVLFGDRFTAALADRVTDPGVRALVVRLGNGRPTLPGAIDQAVDSVEILTRPDRCRAAAGLLCPDAGDGSGDGAGDGAGGYSPGSST is encoded by the coding sequence ATGACCGGACTCCAGCTCTGCCACCGCTTCTACGACCGGGCCGTCGCCCCGCTGCTGACCGGCGTCGCGCATGCGGCCGGTCTGCTGGGGGACGGCTCCGAGGTGCTCGGCTTCGACGACGCGGTCTCCCCGGACCACGACTTCGGGCCGCGCGCGCAGGTGTTCGTGGCCGCGGCGGCCGACGCGGAGCACGTACACCGGGCCCTGGAGCGACTGCCGTCCCGCTTCGAGGACTTCCCCGTCGCGTTCGCGCGGGGCACGCTTCACGGCGGGGCCGCGCACCACCAGGTGGAGGTGGTCACCGCGCCCCGGTTCTTCACGGACCTGATGGGCCGCGACCCGGCGGACGGCATGACCGTCACGGACTGGCTGACCACCCCCACCCAGCGCCTGGCCACCCTGACCGGCGGCGCCGTCTTCCACGACCCGGAGGGCGCCCTCGCGACCCGCCGTACGGCCCTGGAGTGGTACCCGGACGACGTCTGGCGCTACGTACTGGCGGCGGCCTGGCTGCGTGTGTCGCAGGAGGAGGCGTTCGTCGGCCGGACCGGCTCCGTGGGCGACGACCTGGGCAGCGCCCTGGTGACGGCGCGGGTCGCGCGCGATCTGGTCCGCCTCGCCTTCCTCGTGGAGCGGCGCTGGGCCCCGTACAGCAAATGGCTCGGCAGTGCCTTCGCCCGTCTGCCGCTCGCCGGGCGGGTCGGCCCGCATCTCACGGCGGCCGTGCGGGCGACGGCCTGGCGTGAGCGCGAGGCCGCCCTCTGCGCCGCCCAGCGGGAGCTGGCGGTGGCCACCAACCGGCTGGGCCTGGCCGACGCGGTGGACCCGGAGCCGCGCCGCTTCCACACCCGCGACCTCCGGGTCCTCTTCGGCGACCGCTTCACCGCCGCCCTGGCCGATCGCGTCACCGACCCCGGGGTCCGCGCCCTGGTCGTCCGCCTCGGCAACGGCCGCCCGACGCTGCCGGGCGCGATCGACCAGGCCGTGGACTCGGTGGAGATCCTGACCCGGCCGGACCGCTGCCGCGCGGCGGCGGGGCTGCTGTGCCCGGACGCGGGGGACGGCTCAGGGGACGGCGCGGGGGACGGCGCGGGCGGCTACTCCCCCGGCTCCTCGACGTAG
- a CDS encoding ATP-binding protein, with translation MIDLPQAPLDPAPCTPPAGPPRSLLLASEPQSVRHARTFTREHIAHHAPHATEHHTDIAVLITSELVTNAYRYGTEPGDLISVVLDIDNGRTRIEVHDPVRRAPRRRSGVEECGHERTRGRGLLILDVLCPQRWGVGDRPFGKFVWAEVPHDG, from the coding sequence GTGATCGACCTCCCCCAAGCACCCCTCGACCCCGCCCCCTGCACACCCCCCGCCGGCCCGCCGCGCTCTCTGCTGCTCGCCAGTGAGCCTCAATCCGTGCGCCATGCGCGGACGTTCACCCGTGAGCACATCGCCCACCACGCCCCGCACGCGACGGAGCACCACACGGACATCGCCGTCCTGATCACCAGCGAACTCGTCACCAACGCCTACCGGTACGGAACCGAACCCGGTGACCTGATCTCCGTCGTGCTGGACATCGACAACGGCCGGACCCGCATCGAGGTGCACGACCCCGTGCGGCGTGCGCCCCGGCGACGGTCGGGCGTGGAGGAGTGCGGCCACGAACGCACGCGTGGACGCGGCCTGCTCATCCTCGACGTGCTCTGCCCGCAGCGGTGGGGCGTCGGTGACCGGCCGTTCGGCAAGTTCGTTTGGGCAGAGGTGCCGCACGACGGCTGA
- a CDS encoding CGNR zinc finger domain-containing protein yields the protein MERWLALELASTIRHDGDGGVADDLATVQGATRWLQEQAELLTGVVPAEGETEGPVVDERLRLGIVELRQAVRALFARAVSPAPASPADAHRLLPAAEALARVNAAAAREPVAPQLDWPEGGDPAAGPLSAENDQYVRLTAALARAAIDFLTGPQRTQLRSCTAPRCVRYFVKSHGRQEWCKPSCGNRARAARHYHRQRTTGMDSEAGGAGADGLGRPELPAHFGEVMSHPS from the coding sequence GTGGAACGCTGGCTGGCGCTGGAACTGGCGAGCACGATCCGCCACGACGGAGACGGCGGCGTTGCGGACGACCTCGCCACGGTCCAGGGGGCGACGCGCTGGCTCCAGGAACAGGCCGAGCTGCTCACGGGCGTCGTCCCGGCCGAGGGCGAGACCGAGGGCCCGGTCGTGGACGAACGCCTCCGGCTCGGCATCGTCGAGCTGCGCCAGGCGGTCCGGGCCCTGTTCGCCCGGGCGGTCAGCCCCGCACCCGCCAGCCCGGCCGACGCCCACCGCCTGCTGCCGGCCGCCGAGGCGCTGGCCCGCGTCAACGCGGCCGCCGCGCGCGAACCGGTCGCCCCGCAACTCGACTGGCCCGAGGGCGGCGACCCCGCCGCCGGTCCGCTGTCCGCCGAGAACGATCAGTACGTACGCCTGACGGCGGCCCTGGCCCGCGCCGCGATCGACTTCCTGACCGGCCCGCAACGCACCCAACTGCGCTCCTGCACGGCACCCCGCTGCGTGCGCTACTTCGTCAAGAGCCATGGCCGCCAGGAATGGTGCAAACCATCCTGCGGCAACCGCGCCCGCGCGGCCCGCCATTACCACCGCCAACGAACGACGGGGATGGATTCGGAGGCGGGTGGGGCCGGGGCCGACGGGCTCGGACGGCCGGAATTGCCAGCGCACTTCGGGGAAGTGATGTCACACCCATCATGA
- a CDS encoding RNA-guided endonuclease InsQ/TnpB family protein produces MKAIHVKRAFKYRFYPTDVQAAELSRTFGCVRKVYNLALAARTEAWTRQERVNYNQTSAMLTAWKKTGELAYLNDVSSVPLQQALRHLQTAFTNFFGKRSKYPRFKSRKKSRKSAEYTTSAFRFRDGRLTLAKMDAPLDIVWSRPLPEGASPSTATVSQDAAGRWYVSLLVEDPSVQPLPATGTAVGIDVGLDHLLTLSTGEKVSNPRHERHDRARLAKAQRQLARKAKGDGANRAKARRKAAKVYARITDRRRDHLHKLTTRLVRENQTIVIEDLAVRNMVKNSSLARAISDAAWSEFRSMLEYKAQWYGREVIAIDRWFPSSKLCSACGTLQDRMPLNVRTWTCDCGTTHDRDVNAAKNILAVGLTASVCGAGVRPQRSTPGGQSAMKQKPLPREP; encoded by the coding sequence GTGAAGGCCATCCACGTGAAGCGGGCGTTCAAGTACCGCTTCTATCCGACTGACGTGCAGGCGGCGGAGCTGTCCCGCACGTTCGGCTGCGTGCGGAAGGTCTACAACCTAGCCCTGGCCGCCCGCACGGAAGCGTGGACGCGACAGGAACGGGTGAACTACAACCAGACGTCGGCAATGCTGACGGCCTGGAAGAAGACCGGGGAACTCGCCTACCTCAACGACGTCTCCTCCGTCCCGCTCCAACAGGCCCTGCGCCACCTCCAGACGGCATTCACGAACTTTTTCGGCAAACGGTCCAAGTACCCGCGTTTCAAGTCGCGGAAGAAGTCCCGGAAGTCGGCGGAGTACACCACCAGCGCGTTCCGGTTCCGGGACGGCAGGCTGACCCTGGCGAAGATGGACGCCCCGCTGGACATCGTGTGGTCCCGTCCGCTGCCCGAAGGCGCGTCGCCGTCCACGGCGACGGTGTCCCAGGACGCGGCCGGACGCTGGTATGTGTCCCTGCTGGTCGAGGACCCCTCCGTCCAGCCGCTCCCCGCCACCGGCACGGCCGTCGGCATCGACGTCGGCCTCGACCACCTGCTGACGCTGTCGACCGGGGAGAAGGTCTCCAACCCCCGGCACGAGCGACACGACCGTGCCCGCCTCGCCAAGGCCCAGCGGCAGCTTGCCCGCAAGGCCAAGGGCGACGGCGCCAACCGGGCCAAGGCACGCCGAAAAGCCGCCAAGGTCTACGCACGCATCACCGACCGCAGGCGTGACCACCTGCACAAGCTCACCACTCGGCTCGTTCGTGAGAACCAAACGATCGTGATCGAGGACCTCGCCGTTCGGAACATGGTGAAGAACAGCAGCCTGGCCCGCGCCATCTCCGATGCCGCGTGGTCGGAGTTCCGGAGCATGCTGGAGTACAAGGCCCAGTGGTACGGCCGCGAAGTGATCGCGATCGACCGCTGGTTCCCCTCCTCGAAGCTGTGCTCCGCCTGCGGCACCCTGCAGGACAGGATGCCGCTCAACGTCCGCACCTGGACGTGCGACTGCGGGACGACCCACGACCGGGACGTGAACGCGGCGAAGAACATTCTGGCCGTCGGGCTGACGGCGTCTGTCTGTGGAGCTGGTGTAAGACCCCAACGGAGTACTCCGGGCGGGCAGTCGGCGATGAAGCAGAAACCCCTACCGCGCGAGCCGTAG
- a CDS encoding metallophosphoesterase — MTLLAQISDLHLDGSARATRRATRVMDYLRALPRPVDALLVTGDIADHGAEAEYEEAAQILAAPFPVLTCPGNHDARPAYRKALLGEAPGAGPVNRVHRVGGTTVLMCDSTVPGRDEGRLDAETLAWIDATLSALPQDAAALIAFHQPPVELHHPLPDAHMLEQPGDLADLIAAHPQVVAVLTGHAHTAAASVFAGRPLVVGPAITWTLRMPWEGDQAADRDQPPGLAFHVLSDDRRLTTHYRAVL, encoded by the coding sequence ATGACCCTGCTCGCACAGATCAGCGATCTGCACCTGGACGGCAGCGCGCGGGCGACCCGGCGCGCCACCCGCGTCATGGACTACCTGCGTGCCCTGCCCCGCCCGGTCGACGCGCTCCTGGTCACCGGGGACATCGCCGATCACGGCGCGGAGGCCGAGTACGAGGAGGCGGCCCAGATCCTGGCCGCTCCCTTCCCCGTGCTGACGTGCCCCGGCAACCACGACGCGCGACCGGCGTACCGCAAGGCCCTCCTCGGTGAGGCGCCCGGCGCCGGCCCCGTGAACCGGGTGCACCGCGTCGGCGGCACCACCGTCCTGATGTGCGACTCCACCGTTCCCGGCCGCGACGAGGGCCGGCTCGACGCCGAAACGCTCGCCTGGATCGACGCCACACTGTCCGCGCTGCCGCAGGACGCCGCCGCGTTGATCGCCTTCCACCAGCCGCCCGTCGAGCTCCACCATCCGCTGCCCGACGCCCACATGCTCGAACAGCCGGGGGACCTGGCCGACTTGATCGCCGCGCACCCGCAGGTCGTCGCCGTCCTGACGGGCCACGCCCACACCGCGGCCGCCTCGGTGTTCGCCGGGCGCCCGCTGGTCGTCGGCCCGGCGATCACCTGGACCCTGCGCATGCCGTGGGAGGGCGACCAGGCCGCCGACCGCGACCAGCCGCCCGGCCTCGCGTTCCACGTCCTGTCCGACGACCGGCGCCTGACCACCCACTACCGGGCCGTGCTCTGA